The genomic interval GCCACTGAACAAATATCTCCTATATGAACATCTTTACTTCAGATTAGAGACATGACTAGACTTGAAACTGGCAAGAAAATTCAGATACTAGATTCAGTCACTATTTTTGCACAACCTGAGTGGTCCATTTGGAAAAGCAACCTCCAAGAAGTAAAAAGCCTCTAGGTTTGGTTCTCTTCCAActataaaagttttaaaatgaattctaGTGCTCATGAAAAGATGACAACAAACgatttcttttttcaaagaGGAGCACCTGTCTCTGAGGCAACTCCGTGCAAGTCTGTAAAGAGTGCTGCTGCCGAAGCACAAGCTTAAATAGTCCTCCATACACGTCCTCGTCTTGTTCTGTGCTGAGACTTTACAGACTCAATGCAAGTACAACATGCAACATGTCTGAGACAAGATTAACTGAAGAACATCACCAACCTGTTCTGTataaagcaaaaagagaaacactCCATTGCTCTCCACTGGTGCTGGACTGAGTGATCCATACAGATTAGGTATGCTTTTTACAGACCTAAGTGAGATTCCTCTCAAGCAAATGCATATTCAAACCATCTAGCAATAAACATTactttttattggtttccagTGACAGGATTCACAGAAAAAACAGGAAGTCTCCATGAAGCTTCAGAGAGGGCTTGTAGAGGTGCTAAACAACTTCATCAATCAATGTTTAAACACTGCCTATAAACGTTTGTAAGAACCGACAAGAGCGCTGCATTTCGGACAGGTGTGATCCACATCCTTTAGGGCATCAATGCAGAAGGGAATTAAGCAGCAGCCTAATACACACctgcaaaggcaaaaaaagagaaaaacactgcTTTACCACTTTTCATACATGCAAGAaggtaaaatgtattttgtccAAAAGCCATGAGTAAAACTGGTGCCATAAGCTTTAGGAAGAATACACATAGCTATGGAGTCCATTACTGTAATGTTACAGAACTGCTTTAAGGTCCTGTAGGACACAGCTGCAGGCTAATTGGACCATGAAGGCTTAAAAGCAAAGTTACACATTAGAGCTAACAAAAGTCAAGGTAAAAGTTCAAATTAGAGTTGACCTACCCCACCAGGCAGAGTCCACCACATGACAGCCAGGTCAGCGCTCCTGAGTCATACGAGAGACGTGTCACTATCACCTGGTTACAGGAAGGGCAGCACATCTGAACTGGGCGGTCATAAAACAGTACTGGCTGCTGCACATACACCGTCTGAACAGTAACTGAGCAGAGAAATGGCTGTTTACTCCAtgaggaacaggaaaaaaagagtagcAATCAACTTCTCTAAACCAGGTACAACTGAAATATTCAGGGTTCAGAGCAATGAAATACAAAACAGAGAAATCACCATGGCATTTCCTAATGCAGAAATACACTGccttaaaaataaagctgcactAAAAACTGCAGAAAGCCAAATGATGTTATTGATATCAGTGCACACTGAGGGATTCACATAAATTGATTCACCTTATTCTCTTCAATAGTATTTTTTGGTAGGTGGTGAACACCTGTGAACCAGGATTTTTATCTTCTGACAGCACCTATTATACAGCCACTTGACACCACCTTAACATGAGGTACAGAAGAGTTTTGGAGGCTTACCGGGGTTATTTGCTGGTGGAGGCTGTCCCATGTGTGGGGGAGGGTTCATTCCCTTCCCATCTGGCTTCTGTCCAGGGCCAGGGATGGGATAGGGGTGAGGATAGTTCATATTGATTCCTACAGCTTCGTCATAAGAAGGTGGTGC from Poecile atricapillus isolate bPoeAtr1 chromosome 14, bPoeAtr1.hap1, whole genome shotgun sequence carries:
- the LITAF gene encoding lipopolysaccharide-induced tumor necrosis factor-alpha factor, which translates into the protein MATPSGNPVPSAPPSYDEAVGINMNYPHPYPIPGPGQKPDGKGMNPPPHMGQPPPANNPVTVQTVYVQQPVLFYDRPVQMCCPSCNQVIVTRLSYDSGALTWLSCGGLCLVGCVLGCCLIPFCIDALKDVDHTCPKCSALVGSYKRL